taaaatcacGAATGGCTCATAATTCATGATAATGAGGTCTCCATAAGGCAATGCACCTCCAATGCACAAAAAGGTAAGACTCTCCCTTTTACACAACCTTGGAAATGTGAATGAACATCGAAGGCTGACAAGGCCTGGTGTTGTTTTTGATTCAAGTTGAAATTAATCTCTGAACAGTCAGTGCTCCAGACCTCCCTTTGGCCAAAGTCTCACACAGTCATCACTTAGTCCAGACCTTTCAGACTAACCTTTGTCTCTATCAGCAACACAAATCACCATCTGTGTGTTTGAAGGGAAGAGGGGACTTGGCTCTGCATCCTGCCAGAGCATTGATGAACAGTGCTATATGAACGGATGACAGAATGTTTCTAACATACCACCAAAAATACACTCCACCTAAAATCAAGAGCTCTGAAATGTTCACAAATACAGtgtaaaaaatgtttttgaaaaCCAGACTTGCACACTCCCACTTTAATAGACATCAGTCTATCCCAACACGGGAGCTACAGTATGAACAAACGGCTAAAAATGgggagggcaaaaaaaaaaacatggtgtgAAAAGATGACATTCGAATGGATGGAATGCAGGCAATTTTCTGTAAAAAATACACATCCCACACAATCTCACGTCAAAGTGCATTCAATGTCAATTCTAACAGGGCCACATGACCAAAATTTGGGTGAAACAGGCCCCCCTTTGCTACACTTTGAATTTTGGTGATGCAGGAGATGACAAAGTGGTGTGGGGGAAAAGGGGGCAAATTAACAACACAGGAACTTGATTGTGAATTTCAACAACATTCATTAATTACAGGAAGAGGGGAAGGAGACGGATTCCCACCCTTCCTTTGAAAGCTACACATATATGGGTAATGGGAGGGCGACAGTGCAATGAGACACACTGGTATCCATAGGTAACAGGTGTCACAACACATTTCAACTTGCACTTACATACAGGCCAAGAGCAGATAGAGATGTTGGTTTTCTCAAGTTCGATGTTGatggaagaaggagaggaagagacGTAAGACATGAACCTTTCCTCCAACAGCTACAAGATAAAGAAAACTGATTCCCTGTGGTCCAAAAAGGGTTTTTTAATAGAAAATAGAGATGCTCTTATTGGGTGTTTCTTTACTTTGAGCTTATATTGCAAAAGGCACAGTCTTAACCTCAACTTCCTCCCCACCcaggaaacaaaacaaataaaaattgaaaACCTCTGGATTTTGAAATTCGAGGGGTAGTTCCTGTTAAAAAATCCTTACAATTTAGGTTTTGGTGTTTTGTGTTGAACATGTACCCATAGTAATCACAAGTACGAAAAGTGCAAAGTCCATGCTGACCGCCCCATCAGTGATGGAGCTGATCACCATGTTGTTTACAGTCGGGGGGGTAGGTGGAGCCAGTCTCCATGGGGGTTCCTGGTTGGTTGGTATAGCTGCCCCAACAGTTCCATTTCCACAAAGCCTCTCCTAAAAAACGGAGTGCCCAGCTGATCCAatgacacaacagaacagaaaataATGGGGAGTTAGGGTAAAAAATATCGAACCTACAAGGTTTCCATCACCTGGATGATAGGCCACATcctctgttttattttctttcgcttttttcttctttcactaTTTCATTTCATATTCTTAGCTTTAAAAAGGCTCACCCTGGTCTGGTCAAATGATCTAACCATCCATGGTGTGACCCTGAACAAAAGTAGGCCGGGGTGATGTGCCACTTTAACTGGACACAGTCATCATATTGTAAGCTTTGGAGGGACTGGTTCTGCCCAGCACCATCAGTTCCTCCTTGCAGCTGATGTGACTGTCCACCATGGGGCTCACCGACCCGCTGTTTCCTGAGGGGGCGCCGGTGGTGGCTGATGCAGGCAACCCTGCAGGCACCCCGGGCTGCGACTCATACAGGACACAGATGGAGCCATCCTCGCCGATGCGGTAGGACACCTCGAACGGGTCCACCCAGAGCGTGAGCTCACTGGGCAGCAGCAGGTAGAGTTGCTGGATGGTTAGGCCGATGCGCTGGCCTGCCTGCCACACCAGAGGGTCCATCTTGTGGTTGATACGGATGCAGCGGTAACCTGAACCCTTGCAGGGTCTGTCTGGGAACCAGTGGTGCTTATATTGCTCTGCAGGGAcacaggaggagaaaaaaaaaatgtagaaagttTAGTATTGGTTTGCAAACTATCAGGCTACTGTCATATAAAGTTAAAAAGGGATAAAAACCTATATTatactaaaaacaaataacagATAAATCTAAACACTGGGAAATGCAAAGGCAGGAACGGCCAAATCACAACACTGCAACCAGTTTTGTGCACCTGAAGTGACATCTACATGAGTCTCAGTCACAGATGCACTTTAGAATACAGACGTCACACCAGGCTGTGTGGGCACGATGTGCAGTGAACTGTAACTGAACAAAGGTTGAAACAGAAACTGTTGCGACCTTTGTCTGAGACAAACTGTACAAAGAACGCTGTGTTTTAATGACCATGTGACTTAGTAAACACGTTACTAGTGTAAAATAGCacattgtaaatgttaaacaatgttaaaaacagattaaaaaggtTTAACAGGGTAAAAGCACTAATTTATGTTTCATTTATATAAAGTCATGCATGACATTTATTTAACACGAAGAAACAAGTGTCTGTTTTTTAGCGGCAGAGGGAGTTGTttccagagattttttttttgtttttgtcgagGCCATCTATGAAAGCATTTGATTTTgtcagcaaacaaacaaaaaaaaaaaacaatggatttGAGACTGTGAAGACATTCTGCAATACTATTGATTAACTGCTTACATTAATTTTGTCTATACCTGTGGGTGGTTCTTTTAAAAGATTATAATCAGAATCAACCTAAAATAAGTAGTGTACAAGAGCCACAGGTTAGTTAGTTAGCGCTAGTCGAACAGAAACACACCACCTGCTGCTGCAGGCCTGATAAGCAGCCATAAACAGGCAGTCAGCAGCACCCTGAGCCTACGTGACTGAAGGACCACTGAATTGCACAATCCCTCCTCTGGCCGGCATTGGTGTCACAAAGTCTCCCATGACTggctgaacaaaaacaaccaaaagccTTCGTCTCAGCCAGCCATCTGGGATACACAACCCCGCCTCTTAAGGGGAGAGGATCCTAAATATTATGTGTACATGAAAGTTTCTGAAATGCAGTGAAACCAGTGACTCAGAGTGACGACACATTCTATTTGCTTCAGGCCTTTCCGTGGTCAAAATGATGAGTGGAAAATTAAACAGTTGACTCTCTGATTTGGGTGCAGAGGAGAGTAAATATACCCAATTCTTTCCCTTAAAACTCCTCACTGGGATATGCAGACCTCAATTTGTTGAAAACAGCCTTGTCTGTTTGCCATTTATTGacagttttaaagtgtttttgttCTGACTCTACTTAAAGGAGCACACATAACCCCACCACCCCATTTACTCTGACATGGCTCATCCATATTGAATTCCCATTGATGCCAGCTTCATTGTGACCAGTGAAAAACgggaggaggagggtgggggtGAAGTAGGCCAGCATTCAGACCAGGGCCCGGAGGCCACCTGTATGCATCCACAGGATAATAACACCCCTCCCATGTCTTATCACAGACGGCTGTATACTGCTGAGCTAATGGAGGGCCTGGCACTCATGAAAGAGCACAAGGGGCTGGATGATCTTTCAGCTTTGGACGTGGCCACAAAGACAGCCACCTACAAACCCTGGAGCAGCTGGGAAAGATCAGCTCAGCAGGGCCTATTCTTAAAAACCAGGGCGCAGGGGAGGGGTAGGAAACGGGAAACGGAAAGTAAGCAGACGAGTGTGCGCTTAACTTAAAGAGTTTAACGAAAGAGGGTTGTTTATTCCGTCGCTGACCTCAAACTCATGCAATATGTTATATATGCAGCTTTGACCCATTTTCAtcaggtgtttgggttttttccACCTCTCAAAGAGTCTTAAATCATCATTTTTTCTAAACAACAAGAATTGAAACCCtgttttatacatttatacaactATCGTGGTCTCAATCTAGTCATCGGTACTGATTTCCTCACTTCCCTTTACACAAACAAGAGGAGCAAGGCATCCAGCTTTTCAGTACACAGACACAATAGTGGTTGATTGTGATGTTTCCAAGCACAAAAGAGCGCTGGCTGGCCTAGTTTAGCTGCGAGCCCCACGGGGCAGTACCACACATTCActttgttttcacacatttacCTTTTGGTCAGGGGCTTGATTTAGGAGATTACATTTTGCCTTCAATCACCTAGTCTTTTACAGCTTATCTAATTATTTAACCTACTTTAAATTTGTTATACAACACCTCAAAAATTATATTCAAATCTTGACTGATATTCATAATTTTGTAATTCACAGACATTTTACGCAATTAGTGTTTCGGTTCTCCAAATACAGGACGTGAACACTGGATTTCCCCTCCATTTCCTTGCGATTATGTGGTTCTGCCTCTGCCTGTCAAGTCTTCCTATAGGCGCCCACCAAAACATCCCCTCCCCCACAACTAGGCCCAACAGCCGACTCATTCAGCTCCAACTTGTGACTGTTTGCAAACACCGACATTGAATAAAGTTCTCACAGCTGTTATGTTTAGTGGCTACTTCACCTAAAAACACAGATTCCTCCAAATATCACTAAATACATTAGTTCAAACAGCTGTGAGACCCCAAACATTTCTTACACTCaatgtgttttgttgttattgttcttTCTgggacccccaccaccaccaccacctttcaGACATAGTCCTTTGCCGTCATAGTCTGTTGTGTTTTGATTGTTTTTCTCAAGGTTTTTTCCACCCTTTACTTGAAAATGCAAAGCCTGTTGTCCATAACAGAGCCCACTATAGGAAATGTAGGTCATCTGGTACTGTACGTCAGCGGTGAAGCAGATGTGTGGCAGCTTTAGAGTCCTGAGACTGGAATGTGTTTACAGCAGGAAATGTAGACAATCCCCGGAGCTTGACTGTCCTAACGCTCATAATACGCAAATTAATCCTTTATGTAAACAAAGCAAGTGGTAAATAAATTACAAGTAAAGTAAAATAGtttgattttcattcattcatgtatttatttaatcgttctatttaaaaaaaaatatgaggaaAGTGGCCTTGATATAAACACAAAACATGGAATGGAAACACTAACATCTGAATTTAGGCGGTTTCACTCCAAAATGGGAAAATGTGAAAAGTGTATGAATGGAAAATAAACTTATCCTAAAGAAAGAAGCCAATCAGActaaaagattattttttaacCATATAACATTAAACTATCAGCTTAAAAGATTAGAAATGTGTGTTTCCGTCGGATATATTTTATATGAACCTATTTCATTCTAAGCATTACGTAATTGAACAGCCACTACCAACACACTGGGGGCTGTTTTGCTCTAAGAGCTTTATCGACCGAGGCGCACTTCCTTGTTTGAGCCAAGCGTCTCTTCTTTCAACAAACTCACATATAACCCCCCAGTTTTCGACTCTTTGCATTAAAATATTCGATAATTCCCATCTTATCGCCTACTACGCGTATCAGTTTGCGTTTTATGACTGTGTTTTGTCGTCTTTTCCGTCTGTTGGACGTGCGCAAACAGTGGTGCGCCTTGGTAGCGCTGATAGTGATACTTGGAGAACAAAGAAACGCTTCTTCGAAACCCTCCTCAGCCCGACCAGAAGCACCATGGAAGCCAAAGAGAGTTAAATAAACCCTAAAGGTAAAGCGGGAGGTTATTGTGCGTAATAGGAGGTGCGTTTTGTGTGCGTAAAAAGGAGAATTTTGGGGTTTCCTTACCTGCCAAAATGTCCTGTAAGCTTTGGCTGAATGTTTGGACCTGTCGATCGTTTACGTGTCCTTTTACCCTCAGAAATCTCGACAGAAATCCGACGGCGGCGTTAATCTCTGGTTTCATCGTTCCCCGGGCACAAAGGGTATGCATTGAGAAAGGCAACGGCGACG
This region of Sphaeramia orbicularis chromosome 12, fSphaOr1.1, whole genome shotgun sequence genomic DNA includes:
- the btg1 gene encoding protein BTG1, translated to MHTLCARGTMKPEINAAVGFLSRFLRVKGHVNDRQVQTFSQSLQDILAEQYKHHWFPDRPCKGSGYRCIRINHKMDPLVWQAGQRIGLTIQQLYLLLPSELTLWVDPFEVSYRIGEDGSICVLYESQPGVPAGLPASATTGAPSGNSGSVSPMVDSHISCKEELMVLGRTSPSKAYNMMTVSS